Proteins encoded in a region of the Streptomyces sp. PCS3-D2 genome:
- a CDS encoding M14 family zinc carboxypeptidase: protein MTLLRDMCYPTPHELGLAARALADEHPGEVRLRQAGTSRAGRPIWVLSVAATVRATADGGPSGTAGRAAPDLPAGTDGPGPLGPPRGDARDVLVVAGAHANEPVGGATALSLAHRVLRDPAPRAGCGWHFLLCADPDGADLHRTPRPYSLLDYHRHFFRPPGPEQPEWAPSLLPGDRLPPETLALLALIDELRPVLQVSLHATDLGGSWVQLTRDIPGLAEPFGKSAAELHIPVENGASDAAGWPSPGPGIFVIPEPGSEAAGAFHPEDTRLSTWYHAHLYGGTTAIVEVPMWASDLVDDPTPHPDPRRALRMLAGRLTADAALVGATRERTRGRDRQGPGGPGDPAAAPLLRAVDWTLALVPRITREWTGPGAPAEATAAYIASIDAFGRRLSLRAAAMLLRVLRAEGHPAAPGLERLVTEWCEEFAARFGARWIPVATQVEHQSRTVLAAYDKLVAARRPTGGL, encoded by the coding sequence GTGACTCTCCTCCGTGACATGTGCTACCCCACACCGCATGAACTCGGGCTGGCCGCCCGCGCTCTGGCGGACGAACACCCCGGCGAGGTCCGGCTCCGCCAGGCCGGCACCTCGCGGGCCGGACGGCCGATCTGGGTGCTGTCCGTCGCGGCGACGGTTCGGGCCACCGCGGACGGCGGCCCGAGCGGCACCGCGGGCCGTGCCGCCCCTGACCTCCCGGCCGGCACGGACGGCCCCGGCCCGCTCGGCCCGCCGCGAGGGGACGCCCGCGACGTCCTCGTCGTCGCCGGAGCGCACGCCAACGAGCCCGTCGGCGGCGCCACGGCACTCTCACTCGCCCACCGGGTCCTGCGCGACCCCGCGCCGCGGGCGGGCTGCGGCTGGCACTTCCTGCTCTGCGCCGACCCGGACGGCGCGGACCTGCACCGCACGCCCCGCCCGTACTCGCTGCTGGACTACCACCGGCACTTCTTCCGACCGCCCGGACCCGAACAGCCCGAGTGGGCGCCGTCCCTCCTGCCCGGAGACCGGCTGCCGCCGGAGACCCTGGCGCTGCTGGCGCTCATCGACGAACTGCGGCCGGTCTTGCAGGTCTCCCTGCACGCCACCGACCTCGGCGGCTCCTGGGTGCAGCTCACCCGGGACATACCCGGCCTCGCGGAGCCGTTCGGCAAGTCGGCCGCGGAGCTGCACATCCCGGTGGAGAACGGGGCCTCGGACGCCGCCGGCTGGCCCTCCCCCGGGCCCGGGATCTTCGTGATCCCGGAGCCGGGGAGCGAGGCCGCCGGGGCGTTCCACCCGGAGGACACCCGGCTGAGCACCTGGTATCACGCGCACCTGTACGGCGGCACCACCGCGATCGTCGAAGTCCCCATGTGGGCCTCCGACCTGGTGGACGATCCGACGCCGCATCCCGACCCGCGCCGCGCCCTGCGGATGCTGGCCGGGCGGCTCACGGCGGACGCCGCGCTCGTCGGCGCCACCCGCGAGCGGACTCGGGGCCGGGACCGGCAGGGACCGGGCGGGCCCGGGGACCCGGCCGCGGCCCCGCTGCTGCGCGCGGTGGACTGGACGCTCGCGCTGGTCCCCCGGATCACCCGCGAATGGACCGGCCCCGGCGCACCCGCCGAGGCAACGGCGGCGTACATCGCCAGCATCGACGCCTTCGGGCGGCGGCTGTCGCTGCGTGCGGCCGCGATGCTGCTCCGGGTCCTGCGCGCCGAGGGGCATCCGGCGGCCCCCGGGCTGGAGCGGCTGGTCACCGAGTGGTGCGAGGAGTTCGCGGCCCGGTTCGGGGCCCGCTGGATCCCGGTGGCCACCCAGGTGGAACACCAGTCCCGCACCGTTCTGGCCGCCTACGACAAGCTCGTGGCGGCGCGGCGCCCCACGGGCGGGCTGTAG
- the treY gene encoding malto-oligosyltrehalose synthase encodes MSQPHPPPASDSDVPKPVTPTSTYRLQLSPEFTFAAAEAAVPHLASLGVSHLHLSPVLEAVPGSAHGYDVTDHSRVRAELGGEPGLRALARRAREHGLGLVLDIVPNHMAVPTPLRLNRPLWEVLRDGPGSPYARWFDIDWEAGGGQVVLPLLAGPVDSRDLRVDGGTLRDGEQEFPLRAGTEGLALPELLAAQWYRPTWWRETSTTLNYRRFFTISELIGVRVEDPEVFTATHAKVLELVRDGVAQGLRIDHVDGLAHPEEYLGRLRAAVGDDCWVVVEKILARHERLPAGWPVAGTTGYDALHRVDGVFTDPGGAAELAARYGRSTGLPPWPQTARACAREVLTGDLAAELRTLERRAGSELAPAVRELLIAFPVYRPYPGECELPAQAVEPAAELAGPAAVAGVRELLLRDPAFAARFAQTSAALRAKSLEDRAFYRYAPLLSATEVGGEPGCPAVSPQEFHAYCAVLARDWPDTGTVLSTHDTKRSADVRARISALSQAPELMGGPDPSPDPHLASPDPHLAWVARQTALGLGRAPEAVPRLADALLKGAREAALHTSWTDRNEEYEAGVPEYARAPLDLPAQLAEAARANLLGMALLHLAMPGVPEVYQGAETEYRALVDPDNRRPARFPRDALARLDAGAAPQAPAEEKLALTAALLRLRRDRPDLFRGYAPVTAGGPAADHLVAFTRAPGLLVAATRLSHRLAASGGWRDTRLDLPPGRWTPVLPPHGEANSPVLHGSTIEVSALLSDRPVGVWLRL; translated from the coding sequence ATGAGCCAGCCGCACCCGCCTCCCGCATCGGATTCCGATGTTCCGAAACCCGTTACCCCGACGTCGACGTACCGCCTCCAGCTGAGCCCGGAATTCACCTTCGCGGCCGCCGAGGCGGCCGTGCCGCACCTCGCCTCGCTCGGCGTGTCGCACCTGCACCTCTCCCCCGTCCTGGAGGCGGTGCCCGGGTCGGCCCACGGGTACGACGTCACCGACCACTCGCGGGTACGGGCCGAGCTGGGCGGCGAGCCCGGCCTGCGGGCCCTGGCCCGCCGCGCCCGGGAGCACGGGCTCGGCCTGGTCCTCGACATCGTGCCGAACCACATGGCGGTGCCGACGCCGCTGCGGCTCAACCGGCCCCTGTGGGAGGTGCTGCGGGACGGGCCGGGCTCGCCCTACGCCCGCTGGTTCGACATCGACTGGGAGGCCGGCGGCGGGCAGGTGGTGCTCCCCCTGCTGGCCGGACCGGTGGACTCCCGCGACCTGCGGGTCGACGGCGGGACACTGCGTGACGGGGAACAGGAGTTCCCGCTGCGGGCCGGGACGGAGGGCCTGGCGCTGCCGGAGCTGCTGGCCGCTCAGTGGTACCGGCCGACCTGGTGGCGGGAGACCTCGACCACGCTCAACTACCGCCGGTTCTTCACGATCTCGGAGCTGATCGGGGTCCGGGTGGAGGATCCGGAGGTGTTCACCGCCACCCACGCGAAGGTCCTGGAGCTGGTCCGGGACGGGGTCGCGCAGGGGCTGCGGATCGACCACGTGGACGGGCTGGCCCACCCCGAGGAGTACCTGGGCCGGCTGCGGGCCGCTGTCGGCGACGACTGCTGGGTGGTGGTCGAGAAGATCTTGGCCCGCCACGAGCGTCTGCCGGCCGGCTGGCCGGTGGCGGGCACCACCGGCTACGACGCGCTGCACCGGGTCGACGGGGTGTTCACCGACCCGGGGGGTGCCGCCGAACTGGCCGCCCGCTACGGGCGGTCCACCGGTCTTCCCCCGTGGCCGCAGACCGCCCGGGCCTGTGCGCGGGAGGTGCTGACCGGCGACCTCGCCGCCGAGCTGAGGACCCTGGAGCGCCGGGCCGGGTCGGAACTCGCCCCGGCCGTACGCGAGTTGCTGATCGCCTTCCCCGTCTACCGGCCCTATCCAGGCGAGTGCGAGCTGCCGGCGCAAGCGGTGGAGCCGGCGGCCGAGCTGGCCGGTCCGGCCGCGGTGGCCGGCGTACGGGAGCTGCTGCTACGGGACCCGGCCTTCGCCGCCCGGTTCGCCCAGACCTCGGCAGCCCTGCGCGCCAAGTCCCTGGAGGACCGGGCCTTCTACCGGTACGCGCCGCTGCTGTCGGCCACCGAGGTGGGCGGGGAGCCCGGGTGTCCGGCCGTGTCGCCCCAGGAGTTCCACGCGTACTGCGCCGTGCTGGCGCGGGACTGGCCGGACACGGGCACGGTGCTGTCCACGCACGACACCAAACGCAGCGCGGACGTCAGGGCCCGGATCTCGGCGCTGTCGCAGGCGCCGGAGCTGATGGGCGGGCCGGACCCGTCGCCGGACCCCCACCTGGCGTCGCCGGACCCCCACCTGGCGTGGGTGGCCCGCCAGACGGCTCTGGGGCTCGGCCGGGCGCCCGAGGCGGTACCGCGGCTGGCCGACGCGCTGCTCAAGGGGGCCCGCGAAGCAGCCCTGCACACCAGCTGGACCGATCGGAACGAGGAGTACGAGGCCGGCGTCCCCGAGTACGCCCGGGCCCCGCTGGACCTGCCGGCGCAGCTCGCGGAGGCGGCCCGCGCCAACCTGCTCGGCATGGCGCTGCTGCACCTGGCGATGCCGGGGGTGCCGGAGGTCTACCAGGGCGCGGAGACCGAGTACCGGGCCCTGGTGGACCCGGACAACCGGCGGCCGGCGCGCTTCCCCCGCGATGCGCTGGCACGGCTGGACGCGGGGGCCGCCCCGCAGGCCCCGGCCGAGGAGAAACTGGCCCTCACGGCAGCGCTGCTGCGGCTGCGCCGGGACCGGCCGGACCTCTTCCGCGGCTACGCGCCCGTCACGGCCGGTGGCCCGGCGGCCGACCACCTGGTGGCCTTCACCCGCGCCCCGGGTCTGCTGGTGGCGGCCACCCGGCTGTCACACCGGCTCGCGGCCTCGGGCGGCTGGCGCGACACCCGGCTGGACCTGCCGCCCGGCAGGTGGACGCCGGTCCTGCCGCCGCACGGCGAAGCGAACTCCCCCGTACTGCACGGCAGTACGATCGAGGTGTCCGCGCTGCTGTCCGATCGTCCGGTGGGCGTCTGGCTCCGCCTCTGA